The region tatttaattagtaaaatAAGGTttgtatttgttatatatatatatatatatatatatatatatatatatatatatatatatatatatatatatatatatattcatattgtGTTATAATTTTTCAGGATGTAATTTTTTTGGATTCCAATGCTCCATCTCATGGCTACTGTGATGGGTCATGGAGGCGACGGTGGTGACGAGCCACCACATCCATTCGGTGGTGGTTTTGGTGATCACCAAACCAATGGTAATTAAGTTTTGTTCTAATTCATTGTATTTCATAttgtatgtatataaaaaattattctgACTAATATTTTTTTATGCAGTGGTGCTTCCGAAACGAAGAGGCATGGtggtaaataaaaaaaatgtacaaACTATTTAAAACTAACGGTGAATGACCTCTTAAGATAGTATTCGACATAAATACTAACATGTCGATTGAGGAGGTGTACGAATGTTTCATTCGGGAGGTTGGGAGCTATATGTGGCGGGACATCGGTTTTGATAAAGACACATGGACAGAGGTTTCTAAAGCCGAAAGGGTTGGAATGTTGCAGTATCTTTCGGtaaattatttataaagttatatatttaatattttttaattttgatttatttttaatttctctatttttttttgtaGAGATGGTTTGATTTTGACGCGATTACAAATCATCCCATGGCTTCAACTTATTGGGCGTCACTGAACAATCGGATATGTGCGCGGTATAGAGGCCGCAAAAATATTGCAAAAAACCGTTTTCTTGATTTTTGCAAGGGATGTGGAGGCAGCAAGGGCTCGAGCCCCTATGGGTATGAATCAACAGCGTTGGAATGCTGATATTGGCCATTTCTTAACAGAAAAGCATCAAAAACGATCCGTTGTAAACAAAGAATGCCGGAAGAAGCAAGTAGTGAAGAATCGTGGAGGGACGTGCAGCTACGGTAGTGTCTGTTTCAAGAAAGTAAGTTACAATAATGTTTATTcagttataacatattttttaatgtttattcAAATATAACATATTTTGTAATGTTAAACAGAATTTGAATAGACCTGAAGTATTTCATCGTGCGCATGTAAATAAAAAAGGGAAATTTGTTGATCCTTTGTTTGAAGAGCAATATGTAAgttattattacttaaaaatgaagtagattgttgattttttttgtgTTAGTTTTAACGTATATTAACAATCTTTGTGAAATACATAATGtcttagttgctgaggttgctttACAGACTCATCACAcagccgactctggtggtgatccagacaccattgattggatcgcaatatttgaGAACGTGTTGGGTACAcgaagggggcatgtgagagacaTTGGGCCTAAAGCTTCTTCAGCTGCGGGTACAAGTGTTCCATCCCAATGacagtcacagtcacaagcatCGCAACCAAGACAGgtatacttgttaaattcttaaagaatttggtagctttatTATATTGTTAAGAACTTAATGTATTTGTAGTAATTTTTGGTAGCtcggtagtttgttaaattgttaaagACTTTGATTTGGCCGTTTAATAGTTTGGTAAATTGTTAACGACTTAATTCATTTGGTGCTTTGATGGTTTGATAGTTTTGTTGAATTATTCATGACTTAATGTGTTTGTgacttaattgtaggatgttgatgtgaatgcttttcttcaaaacccgaCATTTGGTACggccattggagacattattCGCTCGTTTAAAAACCAAGTCAACGATGAAAACAACGATAGGGAGGACGATGGGGAAGACGAAGACAACTAGTATTTCTTCTTTTATGATATGGAGGAtattattttgaattttgaaaatagtttatgtatgatatgtattagatgtttgtttgagatttatTAGATATTTTATGGAATATGGtatgtttgatgtttttatataatgtggtatgtatttatttatgtatttttatcaaaactgtattttataatatatataaattaatattataaaaaattatgatttttctcaaaaagaaaaaaattaaaaaaataacattaGTAGCGACGCCTTTAGGGACGACTACGATCAATTACGACGACCTAGACCTTCGAGGAGGTTTGCCGGAAAAACTCCGGCCGGTTGCCGAAATATTAATAGAGACGACGTTATTTGCGACGACAATCGTGTATTAGGGACGACATGTATTAGAGACGACACGCAACTATTAGCTACGAACCAATTGCGGCGTCGCtttagcgacaacatgtcgtcgctaatacctttagcgacgacacgCGTGATCAATTGCGACGAtttttgtcgccgctaaaggttagtttttttttgtagtgctataagtgtcaaaattaataaagcaaaaaaaaaattaattaatggaTCTAAATGTTACCTTTTTAGATGAATAGAAGTTTTTTAGATAAAGGGGTCTGATTCTTCCACATGAGATTGTCCACGGAAAATGTCTATGCATTGACATTTATATCCTTTTATATAATCATAATTAATCGATAatcaataataaaataataaaacaagtttCCTTTTTCCTTACAGAATCACAACAAAAATAGCCATAAAAACAATTTAATCCATCCTGCAAATTGATAGATTCATCAAACTATAAACTTGTATCCTACAAATTCAAAGATTTATCTTAGTAGAAATTTACCATTGCAAAGAAATTAATTCAATGATTCTATCATTTTAGAGATCTATCTTCGCAAAACAACGACAAGAAATTATTCAATCCACATGACACAACATTGAAAAAGAAAACAATCTTTCTAAGAACCTTTGACGGGTGTTAGAAACATAACCAATCAATTAAGAATACCAATTAGATGTTAAAAAAAAAGAACATCTCATAATCACAGAGCAACCTACCTATCCAATGAACTTCAGATTAACACGCAAACACACAAATACTAATCGATAATTAAAGATGAACACACACCGACGGGAATTATAAACACTCCATCGAGTGTTCTAGGTCAAGGAGGGGCCTTCGATTGAGCATACCGACGGGAATTGCAGATGAACACACACATAAACCGATAGATTCGAGCGTAAGCACCAGAACACACACATACATCGATCAATTTTTGGATGAATGATAGGAGGAAAGCGTCAATTTCTGGAGCATAGCGACGGgaattctagatcaatgagtggTGTTGAAGTGGGAGGAAGAagcaatatatatatgtattcatGTTCACTAACCATTTAAGAGTGGGAGGACGAAGCAGATGGTGTAGAGCGAAGAAGCATCGGTGACTGAAGAAGTATCGGCGAAGGAGGAAGAAGGAATGAGGAATAATCGGACATTCTTGTACTCTCTCACTTcattatctattaattaaattaagggtaTAAGTGTCAATATATAATTTTTTCAGTGGATGATTGAAAAGTTTCCGTGGAAAAATCAGGGCCCTTAGATAAATAGAAAGATTGTATACAAACAAAATTCATTTGTATATTATATACTTAAGCACTAGAACCAAATGCGTACAACCCTAAACTCCATCTCTATGTATGTTTAATCGATACAATACTATTCAACAATAAGCCTAAAATATTGTATTATATACCAATCACCAAATGTATATACGAGAAAAGAAAAATATAAGAATAAAAATAGTAATAATAAAAAAGAGCAAAATCATCAAACCAATTTGAGTGTCATGACTCAAACCCTCCCATTAGTAACCCCTCCATATCCGTTATGCCCATTTCTACCATTACTCATCTTCTGTGCTTTTTCAGCCTTCTTCCTCCTCCAAACCACAAACCATGTGTAAGCTTCCAAAACCAGCGCTACAATGGCTACCCCTATGATAATTCCTGTATACCCTCTCTTCCATTTCTTCTCTGGGTTTAAAATGTCAAAGCCTTTGAATATATTAATTATTCCAAGAACAATAATACTGTATCCAAGTGAATGATGATATAGATTCCAATATATTCTGTATTTGTGATCCTTCTTTGGCCTCACAAGCAAAGCAATCACCTACACACACATGTACAGAAAATTCTTGTTAAAATAACAACATGATTGGCCTTTCAGTTTCTATACTTAATTAAAGtctttaaattttttaatatgTGTATATATGACGTTAGAGAATCTAGAAGGGGTACCTGGAGGGTGGCCAAACAGAAAAGGATGATGCCGATAACTCTGTGGGAGGTGAACTGGATTCCCGGAGATTGGCTTCCTAGCCGGATTCCGGTGGCCCAGCCGGCAACTCCGATGATGTATCCAGCGGTTTGGCAAGTAACATGAAGGTAAAACCAAGCAGGGTCGGCTGATTCAAACACTCTTACATATCTTGCCAGTATAGCCCCTAGAGGCATCATAATACCCCAGCTGATTGCATTAAGTACTCCATGAATCTGTGCATACATGACGTTAATTAATTGCcataacatctctctctctctctctctctctctctctctctctctcggtaaAGTTTCAGAACTTACATTTCTTTTCTTGTTTTTTGAACTGCTTCGGGCTGCTGGAGCACTCCCAGACTCTCCTGAAAGAACATTTAATGATGCCATAGATTTAACATTATCACCAGAGGTTGCATGGGCCACAGGGGAACTTCCTGAAAGCTGACCATCTTGCCAAACTTGATTCAGGATCGTGCTCGCATTTTGCAGACTCAAAGTAGCAAAAATAATCATCTCGTTGTTGGAATAAGTGGC is a window of Lactuca sativa cultivar Salinas chromosome 1, Lsat_Salinas_v11, whole genome shotgun sequence DNA encoding:
- the LOC111876150 gene encoding cytochrome b561 and DOMON domain-containing protein At5g47530: MGVGLTGVFLSFAITTLFSSSFAQTCSTYAFASNKVFSACNDLPVLNSFLHYTYNPSSKTLRIAYRHTNIGSSRWIAWAINPASQGMVGSQALVAFQQSDGKMRAYTAPVTGYTTQLQEGDLSFPVSDLSATYSNNEMIIFATLSLQNASTILNQVWQDGQLSGSSPVAHATSGDNVKSMASLNVLSGESGSAPAARSSSKNKKRNIHGVLNAISWGIMMPLGAILARYVRVFESADPAWFYLHVTCQTAGYIIGVAGWATGIRLGSQSPGIQFTSHRVIGIILFCLATLQVIALLVRPKKDHKYRIYWNLYHHSLGYSIIVLGIINIFKGFDILNPEKKWKRGYTGIIIGVAIVALVLEAYTWFVVWRRKKAEKAQKMSNGRNGHNGYGGVTNGRV